One Lysinibacillus fusiformis genomic window carries:
- a CDS encoding peptidylprolyl isomerase, whose protein sequence is MFPQLTKEVQTGEVLVEMTTTLGAIKIKLFPTQAPKTVENFLGHAKSGYYDGIIFHRVIQDFMIQGGDPTGTGMGGESIWGNSFEDEFSDELFNLRGALSMANAGPNTNGSQFFVVQMKHLPSDMLRQLQGAGFPEEIIEAYAQNGGTPWLDHKHTVFGHVVEGMDIIDKIAEVEKDGRDKPLEDVKIESITVFE, encoded by the coding sequence ATGTTTCCACAATTAACAAAAGAAGTACAAACAGGCGAAGTACTAGTAGAAATGACAACAACTTTAGGTGCTATCAAAATTAAATTATTCCCTACGCAAGCACCTAAAACAGTTGAAAACTTCTTAGGCCATGCAAAATCTGGCTATTATGATGGTATTATTTTCCACCGTGTTATCCAAGACTTCATGATTCAAGGTGGCGACCCAACTGGTACAGGCATGGGCGGTGAATCAATCTGGGGGAACTCTTTCGAAGATGAATTCTCTGATGAATTGTTCAACCTACGTGGTGCACTTTCAATGGCGAATGCGGGTCCAAACACAAACGGTTCTCAATTCTTTGTCGTTCAAATGAAGCACCTTCCAAGTGACATGCTACGCCAACTACAAGGCGCTGGCTTCCCGGAAGAAATTATCGAAGCATATGCTCAAAATGGCGGTACACCATGGTTAGACCATAAACATACAGTGTTCGGTCATGTTGTTGAAGGTATGGACATTATTGATAAAATCGCGGAAGTAGAAAAAGACGGCCGTGACAAGCCATTAGAAGATGTGAAAATTGAGTCAATTACAGTTTTTGAATAA
- a CDS encoding RNA polymerase sigma factor has protein sequence MTESELIEQAQQGDKEAYIELIRIHRRTVEKFAFQCGVHSSDLADVSQEVFVKLYRFLHQFKHDRFTTWLYKITLNATRDYYRKEQRQQAKEDLLSTLQHIPSASAERQVLNFEEDRLLHNAIQTLDEKYRYPLVLFYFHELKYEEIAEVLGISLSTVKVRILRAKEKLKVVLMEEGIVENG, from the coding sequence GTGACTGAATCTGAATTAATTGAACAGGCACAGCAAGGCGATAAAGAAGCCTATATTGAACTAATTCGTATTCACCGGCGAACAGTTGAAAAATTCGCCTTTCAATGTGGTGTACATAGCAGTGATTTAGCAGATGTTTCACAGGAGGTATTTGTAAAGTTATATCGCTTTTTGCATCAATTTAAGCACGATCGTTTTACCACATGGCTCTATAAAATTACACTTAATGCGACACGTGATTATTATCGAAAGGAACAACGGCAGCAAGCAAAAGAGGACTTGCTGAGCACACTGCAACATATTCCTAGTGCTTCAGCAGAAAGGCAGGTCCTTAATTTTGAGGAAGACAGACTATTACATAACGCCATTCAAACACTCGATGAAAAATATCGTTATCCGCTTGTATTATTCTACTTTCACGAACTGAAGTACGAGGAAATTGCTGAGGTGCTCGGCATTTCGTTATCAACAGTAAAAGTTCGTATTTTACGTGCAAAAGAAAAACTCAAAGTAGTTTTGATGGAGGAAGGGATTGTTGAAAATGGATGA
- a CDS encoding sodium-dependent transporter, whose protein sequence is MSSRDQFTSKIGFILAAAGSAIGLGAIWKFPYMAGTNGGSVFILLFILCTFFIGLPVLIAEFMIGRRGQKDAVTSFKEQAPGKPWYLIGWGGMIIAGLILSFYSVVGGWILSYLGRSITFQLNNGGNDTNYADLFGSIISSPFEAVLVQGLFLLLTIAIVSGGIKGGIEKASTWMMPLLFIFFIVLVVRSLTLDGAMEGVKFMFVPDWSYLNAETFLKALGQAFFSLSVGIAVMITYASYLSKTEKIGNSAINVASMNIIISLLAGLVIFPAVFALGYTPDQGPGLVFIILPAVFQQLPLGGLFLTIFFILLLFATVTSSISMLEIVVAIAIGDKPEKRKKIAWIGGFIIFIFGIPSALSFGILSDVQILDRSIFDFVDFMTNSVGMPIGALLISIFAGYYYTKDISRKELASSSLMFNIWYILIRYVSPIAILLIFIQGILPLF, encoded by the coding sequence GTGTCATCAAGAGATCAATTTACATCTAAAATAGGATTTATCTTAGCAGCCGCTGGCAGTGCCATCGGGCTAGGGGCGATCTGGAAGTTCCCCTATATGGCGGGGACAAATGGCGGTAGTGTATTTATTCTGCTGTTCATTTTATGTACATTCTTTATCGGTTTGCCAGTGTTAATTGCTGAATTTATGATTGGGCGTCGTGGACAAAAAGATGCCGTGACATCATTCAAAGAGCAAGCACCAGGTAAACCATGGTATTTGATAGGTTGGGGCGGCATGATAATTGCTGGTTTAATCTTATCTTTCTATAGCGTTGTTGGCGGTTGGATTTTAAGCTATTTAGGACGTTCAATAACGTTTCAACTAAATAACGGTGGCAATGATACTAACTACGCTGATTTGTTTGGAAGCATCATCTCTAGCCCATTTGAAGCAGTACTTGTGCAAGGATTATTCTTGCTATTAACCATTGCGATTGTTTCTGGGGGCATTAAAGGCGGTATTGAAAAAGCTAGTACGTGGATGATGCCACTATTATTCATCTTCTTCATCGTATTAGTTGTGCGCTCATTAACACTTGATGGTGCAATGGAAGGCGTTAAGTTCATGTTCGTACCTGACTGGTCTTACTTGAATGCTGAAACATTTTTAAAGGCACTTGGACAAGCATTCTTCTCGTTAAGTGTCGGTATCGCGGTTATGATTACCTACGCATCTTACCTTTCAAAAACTGAGAAAATTGGTAATTCAGCTATAAATGTAGCCTCTATGAATATCATCATTTCGCTACTTGCTGGCCTTGTCATTTTCCCTGCAGTGTTCGCACTTGGTTATACACCAGATCAAGGACCTGGTTTGGTATTTATCATCTTGCCAGCTGTCTTTCAGCAATTACCGCTTGGCGGTCTATTTTTAACTATTTTCTTTATCCTTTTACTATTTGCCACAGTCACATCTTCCATTTCAATGCTAGAGATTGTTGTTGCGATAGCGATTGGAGACAAGCCTGAAAAACGTAAAAAAATTGCTTGGATTGGTGGGTTCATTATTTTCATCTTCGGCATTCCAAGTGCCTTATCATTTGGTATCTTATCCGATGTGCAAATTTTAGATCGTTCTATCTTCGACTTTGTTGACTTTATGACGAATAGTGTAGGTATGCCAATTGGCGCTTTACTCATCTCCATCTTTGCAGGTTATTACTATACCAAAGATATTTCTCGCAAAGAGCTTGCTTCATCAAGTTTAATGTTTAACATTTGGTATATTTTGATTCGTTATGTATCACCTATTGCGATTTTGCTTATTTTCATTCAAGGTATACTTCCATTATTCTAA
- a CDS encoding DUF1871 family protein produces MENIKMNRAAVHLLEEWDPFHLGPDHYDTETADVVAALQGIDDPSALAKVIQETYEHSFEQWIPFEDCVAISYKLIAIKFEAKCII; encoded by the coding sequence TTGGAAAATATTAAAATGAATCGAGCAGCCGTGCATCTGCTAGAGGAATGGGATCCATTCCACTTAGGTCCAGACCATTATGATACAGAAACAGCTGATGTCGTAGCAGCACTGCAAGGGATAGATGATCCTTCAGCACTAGCAAAAGTTATTCAAGAAACATATGAGCATTCGTTTGAACAATGGATTCCATTTGAAGATTGTGTAGCCATTTCGTACAAACTCATTGCCATTAAATTTGAAGCAAAGTGTATTATTTAA
- the yugI gene encoding S1 domain-containing post-transcriptional regulator GSP13, giving the protein MVKKYELGDVLTGKVTGIQPYGAFVALDEETQGLVHISEITYGFVKDVSEFLAVGQEVEVKVLEIDEAAEKISLSIRALQERPATLRKKDAPPRKSLQDRVDESDANGFNSLKDKLQDWIEQSGQ; this is encoded by the coding sequence ATGGTAAAAAAATATGAATTAGGAGACGTGTTAACCGGAAAAGTTACAGGTATTCAACCGTACGGTGCATTTGTAGCACTTGATGAAGAAACACAAGGACTTGTGCATATTTCCGAAATTACGTACGGCTTTGTAAAAGACGTGAGTGAATTTTTAGCAGTTGGGCAAGAAGTAGAAGTAAAGGTACTTGAAATCGATGAAGCGGCCGAAAAAATTAGTTTATCGATCCGAGCTTTACAAGAACGCCCAGCAACGTTACGGAAAAAAGATGCACCACCGCGAAAATCATTGCAGGACAGAGTTGATGAGTCAGATGCTAATGGTTTTAACTCTCTAAAAGACAAATTACAGGACTGGATCGAACAGTCAGGACAATAA
- a CDS encoding transglycosylase domain-containing protein — translation MKKAFGFFIIILCLPCLWWISTNIRVELDTAIAHEQQIEDAIHLPVVQAQLPVILIDHNGQTFSEEYVEWRQPLTLQEIPQIAQEIFITSEDADFYEHIGFDLSAITRAMVVNSNSKSTSQGGSTITQQLVRMRYLSDEKTYERKLTELFYAYELEKEFDKETILTMYLNESYFSNQVYGIGAAATYYYQKPIQELSIAEIAFISAIPNNPSLYNPLKNFDYTKERQERLLDTLATSGAITLADAAAYKAETITLNVKNKIQSYPMYSTYVLQELRWLVADKEGYADRLAKSQNEEEKKQIQDQLDQRLNTLFQNGLTIHTALDPNKQAHDEERMTAILGDGQLQAAGAVIDNSSREIVSIYAGKNYEKYDYHRAYQGMRQPGSAFKPLVVYAPFFETTTHTPDSIVNGGRYCVGSFCPKNYGGYLYGDVPIRVAFRHSYNTSALRLYNTVGVETAFRYLDRFHFRSIVAKDHDYAASLGGLTYGVTALELADAYTSFIDGSYVLAHSIRKVTANDGTELYSWTAERDQIWSPKTVKYMRTLLADVVANGTGQGVYSNSDYVGAKTGTTNDYRDYWLAGLNSKYTAAVWLGYDKPQSMEKLEAYKIHHQLFNVLLD, via the coding sequence ATGAAAAAGGCTTTTGGTTTTTTTATTATTATTTTATGTCTACCCTGCCTTTGGTGGATTAGCACAAATATACGAGTAGAATTAGATACAGCAATAGCACATGAGCAACAGATTGAAGATGCTATCCATTTACCAGTTGTACAAGCACAGCTTCCCGTTATACTTATTGATCACAACGGACAAACATTTAGTGAAGAGTATGTCGAATGGCGACAACCACTAACACTACAAGAGATTCCACAAATTGCCCAGGAAATTTTTATCACCAGTGAAGATGCCGACTTTTATGAGCATATTGGCTTTGACCTTAGTGCTATCACACGTGCCATGGTGGTCAACTCTAATTCAAAGTCAACTTCTCAGGGTGGTAGTACGATCACACAGCAACTTGTTCGTATGCGTTATTTATCGGATGAAAAGACGTATGAACGAAAATTGACTGAGCTCTTTTATGCATATGAGCTTGAAAAAGAGTTTGATAAAGAAACTATTTTAACTATGTATTTAAATGAATCGTACTTTAGTAATCAGGTTTATGGTATTGGAGCTGCTGCAACCTATTATTATCAAAAGCCAATCCAAGAATTATCGATTGCCGAGATTGCTTTTATTTCTGCAATCCCAAACAATCCATCGCTCTATAATCCTTTGAAAAACTTTGATTATACAAAAGAAAGACAAGAACGTCTTCTAGATACACTTGCGACAAGCGGTGCTATTACCTTAGCTGATGCGGCTGCTTATAAAGCAGAAACAATTACTTTGAACGTTAAAAACAAAATTCAAAGCTATCCAATGTATAGCACATATGTCTTACAGGAACTACGCTGGCTTGTTGCGGACAAAGAAGGTTATGCTGATCGTCTTGCTAAGTCGCAAAATGAGGAAGAAAAGAAACAAATACAGGATCAGCTAGACCAGCGTCTCAATACGCTATTTCAAAATGGCTTAACAATCCACACTGCACTGGATCCTAACAAACAAGCACATGACGAGGAACGAATGACAGCAATTTTAGGTGATGGACAATTACAGGCTGCCGGTGCAGTTATTGATAATAGTTCACGAGAAATTGTCAGTATTTATGCTGGAAAGAACTACGAAAAATATGATTATCATCGTGCTTATCAAGGTATGCGTCAACCAGGTTCTGCCTTTAAGCCCTTAGTCGTATATGCACCTTTTTTTGAAACAACAACGCACACACCTGATTCTATTGTTAATGGAGGTCGTTATTGCGTCGGTTCATTTTGTCCAAAAAATTATGGTGGCTACTTATATGGAGATGTCCCAATTCGTGTAGCATTCCGACACAGCTACAATACTTCAGCACTTCGTCTATACAATACAGTAGGTGTTGAAACGGCGTTTCGTTACCTTGATCGTTTCCACTTCCGCTCTATCGTAGCGAAAGATCATGATTATGCCGCATCATTAGGAGGCCTAACTTATGGAGTTACTGCCTTAGAACTAGCAGATGCTTATACAAGCTTTATAGATGGCTCTTATGTACTTGCTCATAGTATACGTAAAGTAACGGCAAATGATGGCACAGAGCTATATAGTTGGACTGCAGAGCGCGATCAAATTTGGTCTCCAAAAACGGTGAAATATATGCGCACACTGTTAGCTGATGTTGTTGCAAACGGCACAGGGCAAGGTGTCTATAGCAATAGTGACTATGTCGGTGCTAAAACGGGAACGACTAATGATTATCGCGATTACTGGCTTGCAGGGTTAAATAGTAAATACACTGCAGCTGTTTGGCTTGGCTATGATAAACCACAGTCTATGGAGAAGCTAGAAGCTTACAAAATTCATCATCAGCTATTTAATGTATTACTAGATTAA
- a CDS encoding magnesium transporter CorA family protein: MALAPLTIERAYMTFLFPYAYHMQCRDQLRHELTKEKFSLFTLQNKSLEDDFYGESISISHEELAQFFYPFIEDKLFPDNTDCQDFIRFSKAFHAKGDLLYREETFAYEIISIDITLCPFGNGIITIRTKMTESAHDFNDVLNFIHYFRVLEAKLREEKGASHRFSFGHFSSTGDLLFKHFAPFLLPYLPYQQADTYDGLPFFEDERMFSSAFLLCKEEENILDEHLFRLGQVDGKTPDGKPFISSTNPQYIAEYVQEHTHMRWAPHSYIVTSAQAQMALSNVSFMEAKHSIEEFMGTHYYNLFIHYFYKMMLLKVSFEYSEISWGKDKLVVDELIELITKFSARYYFDEVVVRTEGKEISQSLRKFFRINEHYVETKATLESLYRTLEDRSDNRNNRLLFILTVFTVVSGIYGMNLVIEEWDDTVDWSSIFGYTAFEWLALVIALSGISLSLVLVCYSIFTTMRNRFRGYKRKQQ; this comes from the coding sequence ATGGCATTAGCTCCTTTAACAATTGAACGTGCTTATATGACTTTTTTATTCCCCTATGCTTACCATATGCAATGTAGAGACCAGCTTCGTCATGAGCTAACAAAAGAAAAATTTTCGCTCTTCACTTTACAAAACAAATCTTTGGAGGATGACTTCTACGGCGAATCCATATCAATTTCCCATGAAGAACTAGCTCAATTTTTCTATCCATTCATCGAAGACAAATTATTTCCTGATAACACTGATTGTCAAGACTTTATCCGCTTTTCGAAAGCCTTTCATGCAAAAGGCGATTTGCTATACAGAGAAGAGACCTTTGCTTATGAAATTATTAGCATTGATATTACCCTTTGCCCATTTGGAAATGGCATCATTACAATTAGAACAAAGATGACGGAATCTGCACATGACTTTAATGATGTTTTAAACTTTATCCATTATTTTCGTGTGTTAGAGGCTAAACTAAGGGAAGAAAAAGGTGCAAGTCATCGATTTTCATTTGGTCATTTTTCATCAACTGGCGATTTATTATTCAAACATTTCGCACCCTTCTTACTTCCCTATCTACCGTACCAGCAAGCAGATACGTATGACGGACTACCCTTTTTTGAGGATGAACGCATGTTTTCCTCCGCGTTTTTACTGTGTAAGGAAGAAGAGAACATATTAGATGAGCATTTGTTTCGCTTAGGCCAAGTAGATGGAAAAACACCTGATGGTAAACCCTTTATTTCCAGTACAAACCCTCAATACATTGCTGAGTATGTGCAGGAACATACGCATATGCGTTGGGCACCACACAGCTATATTGTCACCTCTGCCCAGGCACAAATGGCACTTTCTAATGTTTCCTTTATGGAGGCTAAACATAGCATCGAGGAGTTTATGGGCACACATTATTATAATTTGTTCATACATTATTTTTATAAAATGATGCTTCTAAAAGTGTCTTTCGAATATAGCGAAATAAGCTGGGGTAAGGACAAACTTGTGGTGGATGAGCTCATTGAGTTAATAACCAAGTTTTCTGCACGTTATTATTTTGATGAGGTTGTTGTTCGTACAGAGGGAAAAGAAATCTCTCAATCGTTGCGGAAATTTTTCCGTATTAATGAGCATTATGTAGAAACAAAAGCAACGCTTGAAAGCTTATATCGCACATTGGAGGATCGCTCTGATAATCGCAACAATCGATTACTGTTCATCTTAACAGTATTTACAGTCGTTTCTGGTATTTATGGCATGAACTTAGTCATAGAAGAATGGGACGACACTGTCGACTGGTCAAGTATCTTCGGCTATACAGCATTCGAATGGCTTGCTCTAGTGATTGCACTGAGCGGTATAAGTTTATCACTTGTACTTGTTTGTTATTCTATTTTTACAACTATGAGAAATCGTTTTCGTGGATATAAACGAAAACAACAATAA
- a CDS encoding DUF5366 family protein: MRNPYIYGYLPLITILLFSLTFGMYAVGESLRIFQSIGVYSGMREFLSDFELRFLLLIVFTMIFFMMFSALKLIGETIHELGMLFFSKDSEGATVSQARGGYVILFIGAMCSAFAIQSIYVLAGIFILTVFVYFIYLIYKMSHFISMGGTMGLLAFELLLWTLLVSLIVYVILKLYNGILAGLPFAK, from the coding sequence AACCTTTGGTATGTATGCAGTAGGAGAATCGCTACGAATATTTCAATCCATCGGTGTATATTCTGGCATGCGTGAGTTTCTATCAGATTTTGAGTTGCGTTTTTTATTGCTAATTGTCTTTACAATGATTTTTTTCATGATGTTTTCGGCATTAAAATTAATTGGCGAGACAATTCATGAACTTGGTATGTTATTTTTTTCAAAAGATAGTGAAGGTGCAACAGTGAGTCAGGCGCGAGGTGGTTACGTCATCTTATTTATTGGTGCCATGTGTTCCGCATTCGCTATTCAATCCATTTATGTTTTAGCCGGTATATTTATCCTCACTGTATTTGTATATTTTATTTACCTCATCTATAAAATGAGTCATTTTATATCGATGGGTGGAACGATGGGATTACTAGCATTTGAGCTGCTTCTATGGACATTACTAGTATCGCTAATAGTTTATGTGATTTTGAAATTGTATAACGGGATATTGGCGGGCTTACCATTTGCTAAGTAA
- a CDS encoding MalY/PatB family protein — protein sequence MSIFDNTIHRRHSNSVKWDAIEKVYGLKDASEILPMWVADMDFAPPTAVSQALQEHAKNAVLGYSFIGEQALQSIIDWQNTRHDWHIEKESILFSNGVVSALATIIKAFTKPEDKVLISSPVYPPFFNIPKSNGREVVSCPLVEKNGTFVYDFEAFEQALAQNIKAYILCNPHNPGGYVWDEATLKEIVRLCAKYDVLIISDEIHSDLMLGGAVHTPIAKVAGDEINRIITCMAPTKTFNLAGIQISYMIVTDKKKRAQLEASNMACGQGSLNSFAPIAMQAAYTEGSAWLEELLVYISKNMEYVIAELEQVSGIRIEKPQGTYLLWIDYREMEIDEKVMMQRLLEIGQLALEPGTKYGEEGRGLLRMNVACSFETVKDGVARFKRALL from the coding sequence TTGTCTATTTTCGATAATACTATTCATCGTCGTCATTCCAACTCTGTTAAATGGGACGCAATAGAAAAAGTATATGGGTTAAAAGATGCTTCTGAAATATTACCGATGTGGGTAGCTGATATGGATTTTGCTCCGCCAACAGCCGTGTCACAGGCACTGCAAGAACATGCCAAAAATGCTGTTTTGGGCTATAGCTTTATCGGTGAGCAAGCACTACAGTCAATTATTGACTGGCAGAATACTCGTCATGATTGGCACATTGAAAAAGAGTCTATTTTATTCAGCAACGGTGTCGTTTCCGCTTTGGCAACTATCATAAAAGCTTTTACAAAACCAGAAGATAAGGTGCTTATTTCATCACCTGTCTATCCACCATTCTTTAACATACCTAAAAGTAATGGTCGAGAAGTTGTTTCATGCCCTTTAGTAGAAAAAAACGGTACATTTGTCTATGATTTTGAAGCATTTGAACAGGCTCTAGCACAAAATATAAAAGCTTATATTTTATGTAATCCACATAATCCAGGGGGCTATGTATGGGATGAGGCTACATTAAAAGAAATAGTACGACTGTGTGCAAAATATGATGTTCTTATTATTTCTGATGAAATTCACTCAGATTTAATGTTAGGTGGCGCTGTACATACACCGATTGCGAAGGTTGCAGGAGATGAAATTAATCGTATTATTACATGTATGGCACCGACGAAAACTTTTAATTTAGCTGGCATTCAAATTTCCTATATGATTGTCACAGATAAGAAAAAGCGTGCGCAATTAGAGGCCAGCAATATGGCTTGTGGGCAAGGCTCTTTAAATAGCTTCGCACCAATCGCCATGCAGGCTGCCTACACAGAAGGGTCAGCATGGCTAGAGGAATTGCTTGTTTATATTTCTAAAAATATGGAGTACGTAATTGCAGAGTTAGAACAAGTGTCTGGCATTCGTATTGAGAAACCACAAGGCACATATTTACTTTGGATTGATTACCGAGAGATGGAAATCGACGAAAAAGTGATGATGCAACGCTTGCTAGAAATTGGGCAACTTGCATTAGAGCCTGGCACAAAATACGGAGAAGAAGGTCGTGGACTCCTTCGTATGAATGTTGCTTGTTCGTTTGAAACTGTAAAAGATGGCGTTGCCCGTTTTAAGCGAGCATTATTATAA